In Candidatus Methylomirabilota bacterium, one genomic interval encodes:
- the cimA gene encoding citramalate synthase: MSREIKVYDTTLRDGTQGEGVSFSMEDKVRIAQRLDTLGIHYIEGGWPGSNPKDLRFFKRVQDAVFKSAKITAFGSTRRPGVRPQEDSNIQALVEAGPPVVTIFGKSWDFHVTTALATTLDENLLMIGDSIAYLLKHFEEVIYDAEHFFDGFKKNREYALTTLKAAEAAGAHCLVLCDTNGGGLPHEVVEIIREVKKHVKAETPLGIHVHNDTECAVANTLAAVSEGVNHVQGTMNGYGERCGNANLVSIIPNLMLKMGLDCIPKENLRELRDVSRFVSELANRKPWGSQPYVGDSAFAHKGGIHVSAVLKHAETYEHIDPETVGNHRRVLVSELAGQSNILWKAKEYGIDLDKNTPEARRILEMLKRMEDEGFQFEGAEASFELLMERALGNHKPYFDLDGFRVIVEEERGSAEPVAEATVRLRVKGIAEHTAASGHGPVNALDDALRKALEEFYPNLREMRLLDYKVRILDESKGTAAKTRVLITSGDGDETWGTVGVADNIIEASWQALVDSIEYKLRRDERKGKR, encoded by the coding sequence ATGTCACGGGAAATCAAGGTTTACGATACGACGCTGCGCGACGGCACCCAGGGGGAGGGCGTGTCCTTCTCCATGGAGGACAAGGTCCGCATAGCCCAGCGCCTCGACACGCTCGGTATCCACTACATCGAGGGCGGCTGGCCGGGCTCGAATCCCAAGGACCTGCGGTTTTTCAAGCGCGTCCAGGACGCCGTCTTCAAGAGCGCCAAGATCACCGCCTTCGGCTCGACGCGCCGTCCAGGAGTCCGGCCGCAGGAAGACAGCAATATCCAGGCGCTGGTCGAGGCGGGGCCGCCGGTCGTCACCATCTTCGGCAAGTCTTGGGACTTCCACGTGACGACCGCGCTCGCCACCACGCTTGACGAGAACCTCCTGATGATCGGCGACTCGATCGCCTACCTCCTCAAGCATTTCGAGGAGGTCATCTACGACGCCGAGCACTTCTTCGACGGCTTCAAGAAGAACCGCGAGTACGCGCTCACCACGCTCAAGGCGGCGGAGGCCGCGGGCGCCCACTGCCTCGTGCTGTGCGATACCAACGGCGGCGGCCTGCCTCACGAGGTCGTGGAGATCATCCGCGAGGTCAAGAAGCACGTGAAGGCGGAAACCCCGCTCGGCATCCACGTCCACAACGACACCGAGTGCGCCGTGGCGAATACGCTGGCGGCGGTCTCCGAGGGCGTCAACCACGTCCAGGGGACGATGAACGGCTACGGCGAGCGCTGCGGCAACGCCAACCTCGTCTCGATCATTCCCAACCTGATGCTGAAGATGGGCCTCGACTGCATCCCCAAGGAAAACCTGCGCGAGCTGCGCGACGTCTCGCGCTTCGTGTCGGAGCTGGCCAACCGCAAGCCGTGGGGCTCGCAGCCCTACGTCGGCGACTCGGCCTTCGCCCACAAGGGCGGCATCCACGTCTCGGCCGTCCTCAAGCACGCCGAGACCTACGAGCACATCGACCCGGAGACGGTGGGCAACCACCGGCGGGTGCTGGTCTCGGAGCTGGCTGGGCAGTCGAACATCCTCTGGAAGGCCAAGGAGTACGGCATCGACCTCGACAAGAACACACCGGAAGCCCGCCGCATCCTCGAGATGCTGAAGCGCATGGAGGACGAGGGCTTCCAGTTCGAGGGCGCCGAGGCGTCCTTCGAGCTCCTGATGGAGCGCGCGCTCGGCAACCACAAGCCCTACTTCGACCTCGACGGCTTCCGCGTCATCGTCGAGGAGGAGCGCGGCAGCGCCGAGCCGGTCGCCGAGGCGACGGTGCGACTTAGGGTCAAGGGCATCGCCGAGCACACGGCCGCCTCCGGCCACGGCCCGGTCAACGCGCTCGATGATGCGTTGAGGAAGGCGCTCGAGGAGTTCTACCCGAACCTGCGCGAGATGAGGCTGCTGGACTACAAGGTGCGCATTCTCGACGAGTCCAAGGGCACGGCGGCCAAGACGCGTGTGCTCATCACCTCCGGCGACGGTGACGAGACCTGGGGCACCGTGGGCGTGGCCGACAACATCATCGAGGCCTCCTGGCAGGCCCTCGTCGACTCCATCGAGTACAAGCTGCGCCGCGACGAGCGCAAAGGCAAGCGGTAG